In the genome of Capricornis sumatraensis isolate serow.1 chromosome 4, serow.2, whole genome shotgun sequence, the window TGaataaggaggagaaggaggctgtGTGAAGATCTGAAgaggaatattccaggcaagggGGAAGCAAGGGGACTGTGTGTCCCAGGAGAGTgagggagaaggtgaggatgGTGGGGTATAGAGTGGGCCCCAAATTTTTGACCATGACTCATGGTGAACAATGTGTTTCCCATTATAATCCATgttcatgtatacatatgttgCTGAAACAAGGTTCAGGAAACGATTCTCCCCTTAGAATACGAGATGCCTACGgatattttcttctaattcatCTTTACAATATGCTGGTTACAGTCCCCTCAGTTGATTTCAGGGTCTGTTAATGGATTATGACCCCAGTAAGGAAGttgggttttgtctttttttttttggttgacagcttgcgggatcttagctccccaaccagggatggattttgtgccctgtgcagtggaagcgcagagtcctaaccactgggccaccaggaaactccctggattttatttttaagaattatcGTATAGCAgcattgactttttttctttttgtatacaGTTCTCTGAATTTGTGGGGGTTATTTTAATCCCTGAgtacagagtaggtgctcagtggAGATTTGCTGAAGCAATGACGGGGCAGTCTTGGAGGAGGCAGGTGGGGTAATGGCTGGGCTTCTTCTGGTTGGAGGGCACGAAGGCAGGGTTCAGGGCTGTAACTGGCCacctgggcaggggcagggcagctCCTCAGGAGCTCCCAGGGAGCCAACCCATCTTCTTGAAGCTTCAGGCTAGCACCGTGTGgttcctcccctctcctttccttcacCCGCTAAACTTGGTGGGAAGGAAGCCACCTGTCCTTTCATGTACTGGGCACTGTTGGTCCTGTGATTGTCCTCGTGCCTTACTGTTCACACTGCTCTGGGTGGTGGGACTCACTGTCCCACTCTGTGGAGGCCCAGCGAGGTTGGGTACCTTGCCCTCCGCACTTAGCTTGGCAGTGGAGGCGTCCCCTGTGTCTGTGTGAAGTGGGAGCCTGGTCCCACTGGCTTGGGTGGTTCACCATCAAGTGGTGGCTGGGGAGCCCAAAGCTCAGGCCAGGTTGGGCCTCCAGAATCTCTAGCTGCCTCAGGGCCCTTCTCTGGTCTCTCAGCAGCTGGTGTCTCATCACCCAGAAAGGGCCTGGCGCTGTCCTCCCCGCCATCCGAAGCATCTACTCCCGCGGACCCAGGAGACAGGGCTCAGGTAGGCAGTTGCTGGGGGCTAGGGAAGTGGGGGTGGTCAAGGGGGACAGCTGCCACTGCCGGGTTCAGGGGGTGTTCTCAGTCCCTTTCCCGCTGGCTTTGGAAGTAGAAGTTCATAggccagggcagagggcaggggcaggggaaggCCAACCCCAGAGGAGCAAGAGCATCCAGGGCACTGACCCTCCATCATGGGACTGGCAAGACTCACACATACAATACAGCAGATTCTCCCCTTGATTCTCATGAGACTGGACTGTCAACCTCTTAACCTGATTCTGCTTACTCCTCCCGATAACCCTGGGAGGTGGGTATTGTGTGTCCTGATATAACGAGAAGAAATTGAAGCCCTGAGAGGTTTGGCCACTTGTTCAGGATCTCTCAGCTGGGAAGTGAGGGTCATGCTGTCAGTTCCGAGATCTCATTGGGTGACCCCAGCCTTTCATATCTGGACAGCACTTCCCAGTATGCAAAGGGCTTTCGCTACCTGCTCCCATCTGCTCCTTGCTGGAAGAGCTCCTGAGGGGCCGGGAGCCTGGCCCAGGGTGGGTGCCCAGTGAGCATGCGTGGGGCTGAGACAGGCGGGGTTATAGAATTCCACTGGGCAGGTATGGACCCAAGGCCCAGAGATGGAAGcagcttgctcaaggtcacgGTGCTTAGAAGCTGAGAAACAGATGTAAATCTTGGTTCCGGttggggagagagaaggcagtCGAGGTGGGCCTCAGAGGACAGTCATCTGTGAGGGAAGGTTCACCTGCAGGGACAGGAGAAAGGCTCATGTAGCCAGAAGCTGCCTTCTTGCAGAGAGAGCCCCAGAAACTGGAAGCCAGGCTTTTTTTGTTCCATCCTGACTCAGTGAGCTTGAGcaagtctttccctttctgggcTTCCTCAGGGTGAAACAGTGACAGTCTCCTACCCTCTGCCTCTCCGGGGTTCTGGTGGAGCAGTTAGCGCCTTGCACACTCGGGGGATGGCCACCATTAGAGCGGGGAAACGGGGGCGTTCTTGAACCAAAGGGCCGGCGACCCTAACCTCACCCCATTCCCTGCAGGGTGAGGAGTGCTCCCCAGGCAGCCTGTCGAAGCAGGGCTCCCACCGGACCCCCAGCAGCACGTGCGCTGCCTGCCAGCAGCACGTACACCTGGTGCAGCGTTACCTGGCCGACGGCAAGCTGTACCACCGGCACTGCTTCCGGTGAGCGGGCGGGGCGGGAGCGCCCCGAGATTCAACACCGCGGGCTGCCAGGCCCCTTGCCCCGCTCTGCGTGTTGGAGCATCTTTCTTATCGCCATTTTACTGACGGACAAACAGACTAGCGAAGGGAGAACGTTATTGGCTCAGTCccagaaatagaaacagaaacGGGGCCAGATCTCCTCGAGGCTAAGTACCTGATGAGGATCAAGGCACAGAATATGCTTTAAAAGCCCGGAGAAAAgaaagcacttttaaaatttttattttagttttagttttttcttctgttttattttgcttttgtgttttctaAAAAGAAAGCAGTTAAAAAAATCATAGTAACAACTTGCTTTGAATGTGTGGTTCCCGGGGGAAGTGACCGTTTAAAGAAACTTGAGTAAGAGGCAGGGAATATATAAATAGCTTAGAGAATGTATGGAAACTGTTTTACAACTGAATAGTCAATGAGAACCAGTGAATGGGAGTTATAGCATGTATTCAGctatgggtgtgggtgtgtgtgtgtgtgcgcgcgcacgtgcACGTTCAGATGTAGTGGCTGGACCTGAAACCCAGGCACCTGATTGCAGAACTGAGGTGTCATGAGGGCCAAAATCTTGAGAAAAGCAAACACTGCATTGATGCTGTCATGTCTGGCTGTCAGgacagtgttttaaaatctttttatggTAACCACCAGTAAGGCATGTTTGACACCAGTTGTAGGTATATCCATGAAATCAAATTTGCATAAATTGATATACAACTGGAATTAGGTTCATAAAACAAGTGTGATACACTCTGATACATTGTACTTGATTCTATttcatagaaaaacaaaacaaacctggtTGGTTGCAAACCACTAAAGTGATTTTTTGAGCCACTAATGAGTGGTGGCTTGCGTACTGGATGGAACCTTGAGGGGGGAACCTTTGCTTCCTCTTGCAGCAGAAACTGAAGGCATGTTTCACAACTATGGTGTTGCTTTCACGTGGTTTTTTTGTTCTACTATGATTCTGACAGTTACCATTTTCCTTTTCCGCTGGCAAGTTATGAGTACTGAGATAGGACTCCTCCGGGCTGGCAGCCGGGAGGAGGGGAAGGTACAGCTTTGGCTGCTGGAGAACGGGTAGCCAGCACCCTGGGCTGGTTAAGTTGACCGCCCCCGCCCTTCTTGCTGGCAGGTGTCGGCGGTGTTCCAGCACGCTGCTCCCTGGAGCTTACAGGAATGGGCCAGAGGAGGGCACCTTCGTGTGTGCAGAGCACTGTGCCAGACTGGGCCCCAGTGGGCGATCAGGGGTCAGGCCTGGAACCCCGCCGCAGCCAAAGCAGCAGCAACTTACAGAAGAAACCAAGGAGGTGGAGGGCGGCAGCCCCAGCCCTAAGGCGACTGCAGGGGCCGAGGCGGATGTGCCCAAGGCCAGCCCCGAGGGCCGACCCCAGGTCCCCACCAAGCCCCGGGTTCCCGGCAGACCACAGGAGCTGGCCAGCCCCCCGGCCAGCCGCCCCACACCCGCCCCCAGGAAGGCCTCCGAGAGCACAGCCCCGACGCCCCCCACGCCCCGGCCCCGGTCCAGTCTGCAGCAGGAGAACTTGGTGGAGCAGGGAGGCGGCAGCGGCCTGGTGAACGGTGAGCGGGGGTCCTGTTGGGGCTGGGCGTTCCCTGGGGTGTGGCTGCTGTTTAAACGTACCTGTACCCGGGGGTATCCGTGGGGCCACGctctctgtgcctgtgtgtggtgGGTATGCTGGGGACAGCTGTGGCACTGAGGTTATTAATTCATGCAGCAAGTTGTTATCGAGGCCCCTCTGTGCACGCTCTGTTCTCCGTGTTGGGGGGATGGGATGTAGACCCCCGTCTCCGGCCTGGACCGCCCCCTTCTTTGTGTCCCAGGTGTGTGTTCTTGTGTGTCTGTATTGTGAGCTTTGGTTTCGGGGCGTGTAGCGAGTGCACACCACAGGTGCCTGTGTCCCCAGTGTGTCTGGGACTCTGTGTGTCCACACTCAGGTGACCTCCCCCCACGCCCAGCCTGTGTGTTTGTCTACATCTGGGTATCTGGCAAGGACTGCTCAGGGGCTGGGGAAGCTGTGTCCCTGGTCAGGTGTACCCTGGGGTGCTCCCCAGCCTGACCTCCTGCCCTGCAGTAGAGATCTCTGCCTCACCACCCCGCCCCTTAGAATCTTCCCACGtgacctccctgggcctcatGAGCTCATAGGAACAAGGTTCTCTGCAACCCGAGACGTGCTGGGCAACTCTTATCTGTAgaggcctgggggagggaggctcccTGGTTTCCTCCCTCTGGGATTTGTTCTGTTCCACGCTCATGGAGACTGGTTCCTGAGTTGGGCGTTCAGACCTATTTGTGCCTCGGAGGCGCTGCCGGTCTCAAGGGAGAGAcaggcgcgcgcgcgcgcgcgcgcacgcacacacacacacacacacacacgcacacacaaggattttggtagAATGTAAGAAGTCTATTTAGATGGAggggcatggagaaggaaatggcaacccactccagtactctcgcctgggaaatcccatgggcagaggagcctggcaggctacagtccgtggtgtcgcaaagagttggacacaacttagtgactaagcaacagcaatAATAAGGGGTAGTGGGCGGTGGTATCATCTGATGAAAGGAGATTCAGAGCTGAAACTTGAGGGGAGAAAAGGGGGTGCACAGAAAGAAGCAGTGGGGGTCAGGGAGGACCCTGCCCCGTCCCCACACTCAGTGGCACTAGGGCCACGGGGGAAGACAGCCTGACTTGAGAGGTTGCAGGGAGAACTGTCTTCAGGGACAGTGAGGTTGTTAGCGCCAGCATGTGAAGGGAGCATTCAGGATACCAGGGATTTATTTCACTGATGAAGGTTCCAGGAACTAGGAAGGAGTGGGAGACAGGAGGAAGGAATGTCTGGGACCTGGATGGCAGGCCCAGTGTCAGTACTTGTGTCCCTCGTTGTACTGGAGGCCCTAGTCAGCTGGGAAAcaccagaaaaaagaatgagaaagaaagaaagcgttATTTTCGGTAATAAAATTGTCTagtgagaaaatattaaaagaatcacACAAGTATAAGATGAATGTACTCAGTGCCACAgaattgtatactttattttaaaaagttacatgcACTGTGTAATCCTATTTTACCCTTTTGTTTAAGTTTGAGGTTTTTggtagattttttctttttttgaggaaaTTGACAAGTTGATTCTAAATTTATATGAAGGAATAAAGAGTCAAAACATTCCTGAAAAGAACAACAGAGGAGCAGAGGCTACTGTGGAATTCACGGAGGACACTGGGGAGTCAGGGGAGACTTTCAGGAGGAGGTGACCTCCTGTCCACTTTGGGAAAGTGTCAGAGGGGCACTTGGGTTCCCCCTCCTTAACTGAAAGGCATGAGGTCAGGGGGTGGTGGTCTCCAGGTGTCCTGGCCTCGTGGCTTTGACCTTCTCTACCTGTTACCTCTGGTGTTTAATCTCCCGGAGCGCTGGACTGGGGAGGTGCAGGGTGCAGGGGAGGTTGCCATGGCCACCTGGAGTCCACGACCTACCGGGTGGGATGGAAGGGCACTCCTAGGTGAGGCAGGCACTGGGGTTGGCTCCCTGACTGCTCCACTCCACCACCTGGCTCACTCTCCTTTCCCACCTAGGGAAGCTGCAAGAACCCCCCATCCCCAAGCCCAGAGGGACCCCCAAGCTGTCAGAGAGGTACGCTGGCTCCGAGGGCTTTCAAGGccctggcggggtggggggaaaaGGGAGTACCCCTTGGGGGTCTGGGTCGGCAACAAGGCCATGTGACCCACCAGCGCCCCCTCCCAAAAAGGGGGGGCTCCTCTCTGGTGGGCAGGAGCCTGTAGCCACACCCCCTTCCTGTGTGGCTCCCCCGGGACCCCTCTCCCCGCGGGCAGCAGGGCCTGGTAGCAGGCTGCCTCCGGAGTCCCTTAATCTCCTCAAGCCTCTGGAGTGTGGGAGGCCTAGGCCTCCTAGAGTAGTTTTAAGAATTAGTAGCAGAGTATagaaagacccagcagagctccATTGTATGCCAGACTCAGAGCCTCCACCCCCTGGAGCCCCACATCACAGGCGAGGAACCTCGATTTCCAGTTCTTCTTTGGGAGCTGTGCTTTCCCTGTATGGTCCCTGAacaggggggcggggggtggagagagacaaagagaggcagagggaggggaagagagagggccCCCCACTCTCTCCATTTGGGCTTTGGGCCCAGACAAGCCCCACCaggctggggtgggagaggggaagggTGCCGTGTCTCACCTACCCACTGTGGGATGCACTGTCTGGGGAGAGAAGGATGCTCCGCTTCCTTGCCTGCTTATGGGTGCTACCTCTTCTTGGCCTCCGTCCAGGACGCCAGCCCCCAGGAAAGACCCGCCGTGGATCACACTGGTGCAGGCAGAGCCAAAGAAGAAGCCAGCCCCCCTGCCCCCGAGCAGCAGCCCCGGGCCGCCGCCGGGCCAGGAAGGCAGGCAGGTGGAGAACGGAGGTGTGGACAAAGCGGCCCCACAGGGCCCAGAGCCCAAGCCCTACAACCCctttgaggaagaggaggaggagccccCCGCTGCACCCAGCCTGGCCCCCGGCCCTGCCTCGACCCCACCGGAGTCCACACCCAAGTCGCTGCACCCCTGGTACGGCATCACCCCCACGAGCAGCCCCAAGACGAAGAAGCGCCCCGCCCCCCGAGCACCCAGCACATCCCCCCTCGGTGAGTGCTGTTCCTGGGAGCTCCCCGGAGAGGGGCCCTGGGGTTGGGCACCTGGGTGAACCCAGGGCCCGGGAAGGGCAGGGGTGCCCTGGGACGCCCCTCCAGGTCAGGCGCCGTGTGTGCCCTCAGTTAATCGGAGCAAACCCTTGGGGTAGGTCGGGCACTCTGTTTTgcgggtgaggaaactgaggcatagagagggCGAGTGATTTGCTCAAAGCCGCACAGCACTTAAGCGGTGGaggcagaatttgaacccaggctctcCGACTCTACTCTCAACCCTTCGTAACCCACCTTGCAGGacggttgtgagaattaaatgttaTCCATTGATGTGCTTATTAACACAGAGTCAGGCTTGAGGAAGGTGCGCGACAGGGTTAGCCCCAGTCCTGCCCACCCAGTCACTGCCCTCCAGTTCCAGGCGCCTGAGGCTCTGACCCAGCTGTGGGACGCGGGCGCTAGTGACTCTGAGCAGCTCGTCCCCTGTGTGTGTCCTTCGTCTCCCCGGAGGATGGAGGTGGTGGGCCAGGTCCCGGGCGCTGTGCCTCCCTCCGCCAGGCCCTCCCTCTCATCCTGCAGTCTTCTCGGGCCCAATGCCCGGTCCCCTTCCATCACGGCGGGGCTCCGACTGCCTCGGAGACCTCAGTGGGAGTCCCTCAGACAGTGAGACCGAGAGCGCACTAGAAATGACAGGAGGCCAGTGCTCAAGTGGTCCAGGTCCCCGCAACCCCTGCTAgggccctgggaccctccagCTGAGCGTGGTGGGTCGTGCGTGGGTCGGCTGATTGGAGGTGGTGGGCGGTGGAGGCAGCCAATGGGATGAGCtctgagtcagacacagctgggtCCAATCCCAGCCCTTCTCGCCAAGTCTGTCGTCTCACCTGGAAAGCACGGAGGATGCTTTGAAGCGTGGCAGCCGTCGTCCATGAGGCTGGAAGTGCCTGGCCGGGAGCTGCCTGCTGCTCCTCCCCTGTTGCTTTCCCTCCACCTCTGCTGAGTGCGaggcctttttgccttttcaattCGGCTTTCTTTGGGTCAGATCAGTCATGGGAGGGGAAGCGGAGGCTGTAGCACACTAGAGGAGGAAGCAAGAGCCATAAGGAAACGAGGGCTACAGCTGCACCACGAGGCGCAGGCCAGAGCCCAGAATGTGCGGCATGAATTTGGgtgatctgcctgccagtgaccTTGGTCCTGTCCCACCTTTGCTCTCCTTGAggctcctgcctgcctgcctggatGTGGAGGACTTGGGTTTCCTGGGCCACCTCTTACTTCACTGTCGAGAGCGAAGTGTCAGGCGAGGCCAGAGGGCCTGTCTCTGCCCCCTCGCTCGGCACCCATTCGCGGTTTGGTTTGTGCAGCTCTCCATGCCTCCCGCCTGTCCCGCTCGGAGCCGCCTTCGGCTACCCCATCGCCAGCCCTCAGCGTGGAGAGCCTGGCGTCCGAGAGCTCCAGCCAGCCCCCCAGTGAGGAGCTCCTGGAACCACCCGTCGTGCCTAAGAGCTCCTCAGAGCCTGCCGTCCACGCCCCTGGCACCCCTGGGACCTCTGCCAGCCTCTCTGCCAACTCCTCCCTGTCCTCTTCCGGGGAGCTAGTGCAGGCCAGCGTGGACCGGACGCCTCAAGCCAGCCCTGGGCTTGCCCCCAATGCCAGGGGCAGCCCGGGTCCCCCGCCAGCCAAGCCCTGCGGTGACACTGCCCCCAGCCCCCTTGTGTTGGTTGGAGACAAGAGCCCTGCGCCTTCCCCTGGAGCCTCATCCCCGCAGCTGCAGGTGAAGGTGAGTGTCTGCTGTCCTGTCTAGTGGACGTGGGCCTGGTCTCGGGGCAGGAATGTCCAGGGCTGGCCATCGTTGCTGTCCCTGACTTGTGGGGTGACCTTGGCTCTGCCCGTCTGGCCATTCATCACTCCATGCACTGAGGTACAGCTCCCTCTCAACATCCTTTTATCCGCTGGCCAGAGCTCCTGTCCATCTGTTTACCTGTCCACTTGCCCGACCTTCCATGTCTTGAGGCATCTAGCTCTTATTTACCTGCCGAGCCCATGCATGTGCCTGTTGGAGACACACACACCAGCCACCACTCACCCACACATCTTCCATCCGCTTTCCATTCACTGAAGCCCTGTTTGTGCCAGAACCTGGCACAGCATCATTGAGACCCTGTCCTTGCCCTCCAAGGGCTCACCCTCTGCTCAGGGAGACAGGCCTAGATGATTGTCCTTCCACCTGGGGTAGAGAGCACAGAGGGGAGGGGATGGTGCCCTTCTTGGGGTCGcgttccttctccagagacctCAGTCTCCCCTCCTATAGAACGGGGCTGATGGTGTCGATGGAGTCGCTCTTGTGTGCACGGGCTGGCCTGGGCTCCCAGGGTGATGGCTGTGGTGGTCCTTGTCCCCAGGTGCTCACAGCCAAGTTGGGGGTGGGGTACCGAGACGACTATGCCTTGTATGGAGTTTGTAGTGGGGTGGACTTGTAGAGGAGGAGTCAGCTCTCAACAGGCAGAGGGCCCAGGAAACGGCTTTACTGGGTGCTTCTGTTGTGGCCACTGTGGGGGTACAGACAGCCCCTGCTGCCGCTCCCTTCCCAGGCCCCCTCCCAAGCTGGCCCCACACTCCGTCCCCTCTGGGGGCTGCAGTGGGCACCCACCCCCGGCAGCTCGTTTTCCAGATGACCTTTGTGATTGGTGGAGCACCTGTTTCTCAGGGCCCTGCCAAGAACCAGAGGTCACCGGGGGCAGGACACTGCTCTGGGCACCTAGTTTACCAAGAGGTCTCTCCTTTGCACCAccagcatcttttcttttcttttctttttttttattatttattaaag includes:
- the MICALL1 gene encoding MICAL-like protein 1 isoform X1, which encodes MAGPRGALLAWCRRQCEGYRGVDIRDLSSSFRDGLAFCAILHRHRPDLLDFDSLSKDNVFENNRLAFEVAEKELGIPALLDPNDMVSMSVPDCLSIMTYVSQYYNHFAGSGPAGVSSPRKGLALSSPPSEASTPADPGDRAQGEECSPGSLSKQGSHRTPSSTCAACQQHVHLVQRYLADGKLYHRHCFRCRRCSSTLLPGAYRNGPEEGTFVCAEHCARLGPSGRSGVRPGTPPQPKQQQLTEETKEVEGGSPSPKATAGAEADVPKASPEGRPQVPTKPRVPGRPQELASPPASRPTPAPRKASESTAPTPPTPRPRSSLQQENLVEQGGGSGLVNGKLQEPPIPKPRGTPKLSERTPAPRKDPPWITLVQAEPKKKPAPLPPSSSPGPPPGQEGRQVENGGVDKAAPQGPEPKPYNPFEEEEEEPPAAPSLAPGPASTPPESTPKSLHPWYGITPTSSPKTKKRPAPRAPSTSPLALHASRLSRSEPPSATPSPALSVESLASESSSQPPSEELLEPPVVPKSSSEPAVHAPGTPGTSASLSANSSLSSSGELVQASVDRTPQASPGLAPNARGSPGPPPAKPCGDTAPSPLVLVGDKSPAPSPGASSPQLQVKSSCKENPFNRKPSPTASPSVKKATRGSKPARPPAPGHGFPLIKRKVQSDQYIPEEDIHGEIDTIERQLDALEHRGVLLEEKLRGGVNEGREDDMLVDWFKLIHEKHLLVRRESELIYVFKQQNLEQRQADVEYELRCLLNKPEKDWTEEDRGREKVLMQELVTLIEQRNAIVNCLDEDRQREEEEDKMLEAMIKKKGEAPPGPSAEFQKEAESEGKKKGKFKTMKVLKLLGNKRDTKSKCPGDRS
- the MICALL1 gene encoding MICAL-like protein 1 isoform X2, translating into MAGPRGALLAWCRRQCEGYRGVDIRDLSSSFRDGLAFCAILHRHRPDLLDFDSLSKDNVFENNRLAFEVAEKELGIPALLDPNDMVSMSVPDCLSIMTYVSQYYNHFAGSGPAGVSSPRKGLALSSPPSEASTPADPGDRAQGEECSPGSLSKQGSHRTPSSTCAACQQHVHLVQRYLADGKLYHRHCFRCRRCSSTLLPGAYRNGPEEGTFVCAEHCARLGPSGRSGVRPGTPPQPKQQQLTEETKEVEGGSPSPKATAGAEADVPKASPEGRPQVPTKPRVPGRPQELASPPASRPTPAPRKASESTAPTPPTPRPRSSLQQENLVEQGGGSGLVNGKLQEPPIPKPRGTPKLSERTPAPRKDPPWITLVQAEPKKKPAPLPPSSSPGPPPGQEGRQVENGGVDKAAPQGPEPKPYNPFEEEEEEPPAAPSLAPGPASTPPESTPKSLHPWYGITPTSSPKTKKRPAPRAPSTSPLALHASRLSRSEPPSATPSPALSVESLASESSSQPPSEELLEPPVVPKSSSEPAVHAPGTPGTSASLSANSSLSSSGELVQASVDRTPQASPGLAPNARGSPGPPPAKPCGDTAPSPLVLVGDKSPAPSPGASSPQLQVKSSCKENPFNRKPSPTASPSVKKATRGSKPARPPAPGHGFPLIKRKVQSDQYIPEEDIHGEIDTIERQLDALEHRGVLLEEKLRGGVNEGREDDMLVDWFKLIHEKHLLVRRESELIYVFKQQNLEQRQADVEYELRCLLNKPEKDWTEEDRGREKVLMQELVTLIEQRNAIVNCLDEDRQREEEEDKMLEAMIKKKEFQKEAESEGKKKGKFKTMKVLKLLGNKRDTKSKCPGDRS
- the MICALL1 gene encoding MICAL-like protein 1 isoform X3; this encodes MAGPRGALLAWCRRQCEGYRGVDIRDLSSSFRDGLAFCAILHRHRPDLLDFDSLSKDNVFENNRLAFEVAEKELGIPALLDPNDMVSMSVPDCLSIMTYVSQYYNHFAGSGPAGVSSPRKGLALSSPPSEASTPADPGDRAQGEECSPGSLSKQGSHRTPSSTCAACQQHVHLVQRYLADGKLYHRHCFRCRRCSSTLLPGAYRNGPEEGTFVCAEHCARLGPSGRSGVRPGTPPQPKQQQLTEETKEVEGGSPSPKATAGAEADVPKASPEGRPQVPTKPRVPGRPQELASPPASRPTPAPRKASESTAPTPPTPRPRSSLQQENLVEQGGGSGLVNGKLQEPPIPKPRGTPKLSERTPAPRKDPPWITLVQAEPKKKPAPLPPSSSPGPPPGQEGRQVENGGVDKAAPQGPEPKPYNPFEEEEEEPPAAPSLAPGPASTPPESTPKSLHPWYGITPTSSPKTKKRPAPRAPSTSPLALHASRLSRSEPPSATPSPALSVESLASESSSQPPSEELLEPPVVPKSSSEPAVHAPGTPGTSASLSANSSLSSSGELVQASVDRTPQASPGLAPNARGSPGPPPAKPCGDTAPSPLVLVGDKSPAPSPGASSPQLQSSCKENPFNRKPSPTASPSVKKATRGSKPARPPAPGHGFPLIKRKVQSDQYIPEEDIHGEIDTIERQLDALEHRGVLLEEKLRGGVNEGREDDMLVDWFKLIHEKHLLVRRESELIYVFKQQNLEQRQADVEYELRCLLNKPEKDWTEEDRGREKVLMQELVTLIEQRNAIVNCLDEDRQREEEEDKMLEAMIKKKEFQKEAESEGKKKGKFKTMKVLKLLGNKRDTKSKCPGDRS